One stretch of Oncorhynchus clarkii lewisi isolate Uvic-CL-2024 chromosome 1, UVic_Ocla_1.0, whole genome shotgun sequence DNA includes these proteins:
- the LOC139409167 gene encoding erlin-1: protein MTMTHVGAVVGAVTAVMAILLHSSIHKIEEGHLAVYYRGGALLTAPNGPGYHIMMPFLTTYRSVQTTLQTDEIKNVPCGTSGGVMIYFDRIEVVNMLVPSSVVDTVKNYTADYDKTLIFNKIHHELNQFCSVHTLQEVYIELFDIIDENLKIALQKDLNSMAPGLTIQAVRVTKPKIPEAIRRNFELMEGEKTRLLVTVQTQKVVEKEAETERKKAVIEAQKVAEVAQIHFQQKVMEKETEKRISEIEDTAFLAKMKARADAEYYTAAKFAEANRLKLTPEYLELMKYQAIAANSKIYFGQDIPNMFVEGHSPTQDPEPPKASEQARH from the exons ATGACGATGACTCACGTGGGGGCAGTAGTTGGTGCAGTAACTGCAGTGATGGCCATCTTGCTGCACTCCTCCATTCACAAGATAGAGGAGGGGCACCTAGCTGTTTACTACAG AGGAGGAGCTTTGCTAACTGCACCCAACGGCCCTGGATACCACATTATGATGCCCTTTCTTACCACCTACAGATCAGTACAG ACGACTCTTCAAACTGATGAGATAAAGAACGTGCCTTGTGGAACTAG TGGGGGAGTGATGATCTACTTTGACCGTATAGAGGTGGTCAACATGCTGGTGCCCTCATCTG tgGTGGACACAGTGAAGAACTATACAGCTGATTATGACAAAACTCTCATTTTCAACAAGATTCACCACGAACTCAACCAATTCTGCAGCGTACACACTTTACAGGAGGTCTACATCGAGCTGTTTG ATATCATTGATGAGAACCTGAAAATCGCTCTGCAGAAAGACCTAAACTCTATGGCGCCTGGACTAAcgatacag GCTGTCCGAGTCACCAAGCCCAAAATCCCAGAGGCCATCAGGAGAAACTTTGAGCTCAT ggagggggagaagactCGTCTGTTGGTAACGGTTCAGACTCAGAAGGTTGTGGAGAAAGAAGCTGAGACTGAGAGGAAGAAAGCCGTCATCG AGGCTCAGAAGGTGGCTGAAGTAGCACAGATTCATTTCCAACAGAAGGTGATGGAGAAAGAGACTGAGAAGAGGATCTCTGAAAtagagg ACACTGCGTTCTTGGCAAAAATGAAGGCCAGGGCTGATGCAGAGTATTATACAGCCGCTAAGTTTGCTGAAGCTAACAGG TTGAAGTTAACACCCGAGTACCTTGAGTTGATGAAGTACCAGGCGATAGCAGCCAACAGTAAGATCTACTTCGGCCAGGACATCCCTAACATGTTTGTCGAGGGACACAGCCCTACCCAGGACCCTGAGCCCCCGAAAGCCTCTGAACAGGCCAGACACTAA